From the Aspergillus puulaauensis MK2 DNA, chromosome 1, nearly complete sequence genome, the window ATAGATATAGTCACGCCTTTCTTTCAAAGCTCCCTATGATGTTGAATTCGCCAAACTCCAGAATGACAAACTCCAGGTAAGATAAAACAAGGAAAATGGGAAACgacagaaaaaaaaataaacaaatGGTAAATGGAAATGTGGGGGGACGACACATTGAGGCAGATGGTAGGATTTCGCGATATGATGATATAAGCGAGAGGAATGATATGAAACTCGGTGAAGTCGTGATGATTTGGGCCGGCCAGAGGAATGCACATCTTAGGACGCGGTTGATGTAGTGGAAATGGTTGGTGTCAAAGTTGGAGAGGTCTCTTTGCCCACTTGAGGAGTCTCAGTTCCTCTGTCCGACTGGTCATTCTTCTCCCGTTCAGTTGACGAGGTACGCTTGAAGACCGTTTGACCAATCTGACGCAGGATGCCTAATCTCTCAGCTCTGAGTTCATCGGCATTAAGGCGACGAACAGGGATCGGCTCCTCTTTCGAAACTTTGCAGAACAAAGTTGAGAAAATATACTGGTCACCACTCCCATCATATAATGGTAGATACCGGTAGCCTTGAGAGAGGCTGGTCAGCTTAGAAGTAAATGTAGCAAGTTGAACGCTGCCATTGTTCCCAGTGCTTCGACCATCCATGGAGCTCCAAACAGTCCACCGGACAAACACCAAGTCCGGATATTTGGTTTCCAGCGACAAGCGGAAGCTTTCGTTGAAGTTTGGGCTATATCCGTTTCTTTGCTCGATGCGCGTGcgtcgacgatgaggacagCCAATGCCAGACATGCCGTTCCGGGCAGAAGCGTTCATGCCACCTTCGCCAAACACAAAGCTCTGGCCACGATCATCCGCACTGAACATTTCGATCTCTACATATGGGTTGATGTTTCCATCCACAGGCATGTTTCGGGGTCGGGGAAGCTGCTGGGCGGATATCACATCGACCGAAAATCGAACGAGCTTCCGTTCGGTGATCCTTGTGTCTTGCTCTGGTGAAATAACACGGAGGGATTTCGGTTTTAGCACGTAGCCAGTGCGATCGCTTCCCGCAGCAAACATAGCCTGGTTCATCTGCATACCAATATCATAAGTTTGCCAGTTCAGAGCAGCCATTTGGACACCACGTCGCCAGAACTTCAGTGGATCGAAATTGGATGACCGGAGGCGAAATCCGGAGGGATACACTCGTGTGAGGTGTTTCAGGTTGTGCTTTTCGAAGAGAGCTTTGTTGTTCGGTTCTCGGCAGACACTTTCAAAAGACCGCTCTGCGAACGAATACACGTGGTTGTACGTTTGGCTCTCGGGAGAGTGGAAACTATGCCATTTGTAGCCGCGTGTGTAGATACCCAAGTCCGACAGCGGCTTGGTGATTTTGCTTTTTTGgcgcctttttctttctttccggGCGGAGACAAGAGCCCCGTCACTGTCCTCCGTCGCACTACTGAGGCTGGTTGTAGTAAGAGACCTCCGCTCAGGAACCAAAAATGAACCGGGACCAGGACCGTCGGAAACCATTGTCGGAGGGCTTGAGAGTGAGTGGAGAGGCGGAATGAGAGAATTATCCTGCATTGAAGGGCGCATGAAGGGGGAACTCGCGCTGCGTTTACGGCCGTGCGAAATACCAGGGTTCATCATGTCTTGCCGAGTAGTCTCTTGAGGCTCATCGCACGTCTTAACCTTTATGAGAATGCGACGCTTGAGCTCTTCCGGCGACGGAAGGATAACCGAGTTTGCAAGGAGAGGCTCCAAGATCAGCTGGTCTCCAAAAGTGTCCTTCATGATTTTCACCATAGCAAGCTGTTGCTCAGGATTGCAGTGCACTTCCAAAGATATTATGAGGGGGAATTCGCTGGAGAAGAATGCATAGCGATTAATAACGGTGATGCAGTCCGCAAATAGAACACTAGTTGTCATAGTCCTCCCATGAGATACAATGGGCCGACCATCCGCGCCGTCCCAACAATCAATCTCAATGCAGCGACATCCCTGTGTGAGAGCACTAATGTATGCTTCGGTGCTTGAAGAACCGGCAACTTGCCGGCCCAGTAGGTATGTGTTGTGCGAGCTCGACACAAAATACTCGTTCAATGGCCGGTCGAATTTAGACTGCGGGGAACGAGAAGCATATACCCCGTTACGGGGAGACGCCAGAAATGACGAGAACGCATCGATACTCAAGAGACGTGGCTGATCTTCGACGGATGCCTCGACGGCGCCTTGGGTACGAGGCTTTGACTTGCGGATAAGTTTCTCAAAAACCGTTACCCAGTAAGCACGGTCGGAATCCACGTCCTCTTTTTGCACATCGCGAAGGAAAGTCAGGAATTGCCCCAAGGTCAACCCGTCACGATAATCGACAGCATTGTTCTTGAAGATTTCCCTG encodes:
- the PLC1 gene encoding putative 1-phosphatidylinositol-4,5-bisphosphate phosphodiesterase Plc1 (BUSCO:EOG09260GIX;~COG:I;~EggNog:ENOG410PJKK;~InterPro:IPR000008,IPR037755,IPR011992,IPR001192, IPR011993,IPR017946,IPR035892,IPR000909,IPR002048, IPR001711;~PFAM:PF00387,PF00168,PF00388;~go_function: GO:0004435 - phosphatidylinositol phospholipase C activity [Evidence IEA];~go_function: GO:0005509 - calcium ion binding [Evidence IEA];~go_function: GO:0008081 - phosphoric diester hydrolase activity [Evidence IEA];~go_process: GO:0006629 - lipid metabolic process [Evidence IEA];~go_process: GO:0007165 - signal transduction [Evidence IEA];~go_process: GO:0035556 - intracellular signal transduction [Evidence IEA]) yields the protein MTYAATSPPSAVHGDTAASLKLAASGPRPKLQHVLTSPSSVPPAPAPTYTSAYSSTSNSLQPSSNPSNDSSPSGTPFLSAADSLRGRNIPLPPTSSPSLELGESAMAVPATISTSSPADTIIPNPNKGPGLMRRISRGAANKLTRRTSTSQNDKRDRSSGPVIMRRRSDSKTGTQNGRESALESSYEEDSNDALDSLGAWCGSEPSSLPKDNVTAVTRNTGVVAPTIDSAIQRGTILTKVTRKRRKQVRFLLNLDAGKVYWDPSNPAKRFYIDDVKEIRVGADARNYREEHQVSQEAESRWFTIVIADAERSKGRPVKTIHLIAPNDRLLELWTTTLEYISRYRIGLMAGLAASTQNEPVLKAHWQREMTRLFPNGMKPGDAEALDFAAVESVCQSLHINCSQNMLRAHFLKADAGNKGKINFSEFKDFVTRLRERRDVREIFKNNAVDYRDGLTLGQFLTFLRDVQKEDVDSDRAYWVTVFEKLIRKSKPRTQGAVEASVEDQPRLLSIDAFSSFLASPRNGVYASRSPQSKFDRPLNEYFVSSSHNTYLLGRQVAGSSSTEAYISALTQGCRCIEIDCWDGADGRPIVSHGRTMTTSVLFADCITVINRYAFFSSEFPLIISLEVHCNPEQQLAMVKIMKDTFGDQLILEPLLANSVILPSPEELKRRILIKVKTCDEPQETTRQDMMNPGISHGRKRSASSPFMRPSMQDNSLIPPLHSLSSPPTMVSDGPGPGSFLVPERRSLTTTSLSSATEDSDGALVSARKERKRRQKSKITKPLSDLGIYTRGYKWHSFHSPESQTYNHVYSFAERSFESVCREPNNKALFEKHNLKHLTRVYPSGFRLRSSNFDPLKFWRRGVQMAALNWQTYDIGMQMNQAMFAAGSDRTGYVLKPKSLRVISPEQDTRITERKLVRFSVDVISAQQLPRPRNMPVDGNINPYVEIEMFSADDRGQSFVFGEGGMNASARNGMSGIGCPHRRRTRIEQRNGYSPNFNESFRLSLETKYPDLVFVRWTVWSSMDGRSTGNNGSVQLATFTSKLTSLSQGYRYLPLYDGSGDQYIFSTLFCKVSKEEPIPVRRLNADELRAERLGILRQIGQTVFKRTSSTEREKNDQSDRGTETPQVGKETSPTLTPTISTTSTAS